One region of Oncorhynchus nerka isolate Pitt River linkage group LG22, Oner_Uvic_2.0, whole genome shotgun sequence genomic DNA includes:
- the LOC115104716 gene encoding trace amine-associated receptor 13c-like has protein sequence MEEHKDAQHCFHNSSCRKASLSTSIYITLYILFSLISAVTVFLNILVIISIYHFKQLHTPTNLLILSLAVTDFLVGLIAIPVVTVAVMESCWVFGKYFCVFFLFIGYFIISLSLGNLVLISIERYVAVCYPLLYHTKITIPRIICWILITWCWCSIYNAVISNNSVTLQVPKMCFEECFIFEGFNWSKTIDFVIIMVVPCYIIITLYFKIFVVARSQARKIFSKEAATKFGVKTVLVNKTERKAAKTLSIVVFTYLTCWISIFFLHFFLPQSLTYLLLLPFLNSLINPIIYAFFYPWFKAIAKHILTLKLRHL, from the coding sequence ATGGAGGAACACAAAGATGCTCAACACTGTTTTCATAACTCTTCTTGCAGGAAGGCTTCGCTATCGACATCTATATACATAACACTGTACATTTTGTTCTCATTAATTTCAGCGGTTACAGTATTTTTGAACATACTGGTGATCATCTCGATCTATCACTTCAAGCAGCTCCACACTCCAACCAacctgctcatcctctctctggctgtgacAGATTTCTTGGTGGGACTGATTGCGATACCAGTAGTGACTGTGGCAGTAATGGAATCATGCTGGGTTTTTGGgaaatatttctgtgtgttttttCTCTTCATCGGTTACTTCATTATTTCTTTATCTCTGGGCAATTTGGTTTTGATATCTATTGAGCGTTATGTAGCTGTGTGTTATCCCTTGTTgtaccacacaaaaataacaatacCAAGAATTATCTGTTGGATATTGATTACCTGGTGTTGGTGTAGCATATACAATGCTGTTATTTCAAATAACTCTGTAACTCTACAGGTACCCAAAATGTGTTTTGAAGAATGTTTTATTTTTGAAGGATTTAACTGGAGTAAAACCATTGATTTTGTAATTATAATGGTTGTCCCATGCTATATTATTATAACACTTTATTTCAAAATATTTGTCGTCGCCAGATCACAGGCCAGAAAGATATTTTCAAAAGAGGCTGCCACCAAGTTTGGTGTTAAAACTGTACTGGTGAATAAGACTGAGAGAAAAGCAGCAAAAACTCTATCTATTGTAGTTTTCACCTATCTCACTTGTTGGATTTCAAttttttttctacattttttTCTTCCACAATCATTAACTTACTTACTCTTGCTGCCATTTCTTAATTCCTTAATTAATCCAATAATTTATGCTTTCTTTTATCCATGGTTCAAAGCGATAGCTAAACATATTTTAACTCTAAAGTTAAGGCATTTATAG
- the LOC115104717 gene encoding trace amine-associated receptor 13c-like, which produces MEEHEDAQNCFPEHNSSCRKVLLSTSMYITLYIFFLSIGAVTVFLNILVVISIFHFKRLHTPTNLLILSLAVADLLVGLIVIPVGTVAIMESCWFLGKYFCVFYVYISYFILSLSLGNLVLISIDRYVAVCDPLFYHSKITITRITCCISIIWFCCIIYNAAFIKITVNVEVPRRCFEECFIVEVYDSSSIIDLVITMVVPCSIIITLYLKIFVVARSQARKVFSVEIAIQSGVKTVQVNKTERKAAKTLSIVVFTYLSCWTPIFFMQFFSHQSSNYLSFLPFVNSLINPIIYAFFYPWFKVTAKHILTLKLRRL; this is translated from the coding sequence ATGGAGGAACACGAAGATGCTCAGAACTGTTTTCCAGAACATAACTCTTCTTGCAGAAAGGTTTTGCTATCAACATCGATGTACATAACACTGTACATATTCTTCTTATCGATTGGAGCGGTTACAGTCTTTTTGAACATATTGGTGGTCATCTCTATCTTTCACTTCAAGCGGCTCCACACTCCAACCAATCTGCTCATCCTTTCTCTGGCTGTGGCAGATCTCCTGGTGGGACTGATTGTGATACCAGTAGGGACCGTAGCAATAATGGAATCATGTTGGTTTTTGGGgaaatatttctgtgtgttttatGTCTACATCAGTTATTTCATTCTATCCCTATCTCTCGGGAATTTGGTATTGATTTCTATTGACCGCTATGTTGCTGTGTGTGATCCCTTATTTTACCActctaaaataacaataacaagaatTACATGTTGTATATCCATTATATGGTTTTGTTGTATCATATACAATGCTGCTTTTATAAAAATAACTGTAAATGTAGAAGTACCTAGAAGGTGTTTTGAAGAATGTTTTATTGTTGAAGTATATGACTCGAGTAGCATCATTGACCTTGTAATTACAATGGTTGTCCCGTGCTCTATTATTATAACACTTTATTTGAAAATATTTGTGGTCGCCAGATCACAGGCCAGAAAGGTATTTTCAGTAGAAATTGCCATCCAGTCTGGTGTTAAAACTGTACAGGTGAATAAGACTGAGAGAAAAGCAGCAAAAACTCTATCTATTGTAGTTTTCACCTATCTATCTTGTTGGACTCCAATTTTTTTTATGCAGTTTTTCTCTCACCAATCATCAAATTACTTAAGCTTTCTGCCATTTGTTAATTCCTTAATTAATCCAATAATTTATGCTTTCTTTTATCCATGGTTCAAAGTGACAGCTAAACATATTTTAACTCTCAAGTTAAGGCGTTTATAA